The Synchiropus splendidus isolate RoL2022-P1 chromosome 11, RoL_Sspl_1.0, whole genome shotgun sequence genome contains a region encoding:
- the LOC128767250 gene encoding transmembrane and coiled-coil domain-containing protein 6-like isoform X7: protein MDTNTAELDVVSLLHKLQHSSPEREIHMRLLTKALRDPSVQLSFVKQENSVHLLVGFLSGSDAQCRLQSVRCLHELSHSPHPNVAPACLPATPYLLTYLSGQSTKFTGNFWLRGLFLLWPPAWRTRDIIPQWWKLWRSLSLSFFRLKMQLQNQCRKHLRVFVLAAQLLLNNHILNADLCAFPSRMVLASRLPSLLLSVLNPDPEFSLGPAIECAWCLHYIACSCENNKALLTHGTLTHCSSLLVTLGEALVNGNQDEGLELLLCPLLRIVGNLLSSCPAEELAGQLTDSRLVVTLCSMVQSTVQTRPSLARESVWVLNNLTAFSADFCSALLTHDLVHRLIQLLSFSQGINTMVLRVLANAAFRGKEFCITLTQLGLLTALLTTLKMTDKEMVSLSLDLLFMLLVSSPQVAEEFVKISCLSILEALQYNSDGDMRRKATYLLEHHLLS, encoded by the exons ATGGACACCAACACAGCAGAATTG GATGTTGTTAGTTTATTGCATAAACTCCAACACAGCAGCCCAGAAAGAGAAATCCACATGAGACTCCTGACGAAAGCTCTGCGAGATCCATCCGTGCAACTCAGTTTTGTGAA GCAGGAGAACAGTGTACACCTGCTGGTTGGCTTCCTCAGCGGCAGTGACGCTCAGTGCCGTCTTCAGTCAGTACGATGTCTACACGAACTGTCTCACTCTCCTCATCCTAACGTGGCTCCTGCTTGTCTCCCTGCCACTCCCTACCTTCTCACTTACCTGTCAGGACAGAGCACCAAGTTCACT GGAAACTTCTGGCTCAGGGGATTGTTCCTGCTTTGGCCACCTGCCTGGAG AACCAGAGACATAATCCCGCAGTGGTGGAAGCTGTGGCGTTCACTCTCTCTCAGCTTCTTCAGACTAAAGATGCAGCTCCAAAACCAGTGTCGTAAGCACCTGCGGGTTTTTGTTCTAGCTGCTCAGCTACTGCTAAATAATCATATATTGAATGCTGATCTCTGTGCCTTTCCCTCAAGGATGGTCCTGGCGTCTCGCCTTCCTTCACTCTTGTTATCAGTCCTGAATCCTGACCCGGAATTTTCCCTGGGCCCAGCTATCGAGTGCGCCTGGTGTCTGCACTATATTGCATGCAG CTGTGAAAATAACAAAGCCCTGCTGACTCACGGGACGTTGACACACTGCAGTTCTCTTCTGGTGACGCTTGGTGAAGCTCTTGTTAATGGAAACCAAGACGAAGGTCTGGAGTTG CTTCTCTGTCCTTTGCTTCGAATTGTGGGAAACCTGCTCTCTTCGTGTCCCGCTGAGGAACTGGCCGGTCAGTTGACTGACTCTCGCCTGGTGGTCACTCTGTGTTCGATGGTTCAGTCGACCGTCCAGACTCGGCCGTCTTTGGCCAGAGAGTCTGTCTGGGTCCTCAACAACCTCACAG CGTTCTCTGCAGacttctgctctgctctgttGACTCACGACTTGGTCCACAGACTGATCCAACTGCTGTCCTTCTCCCAGGGCATCAACACGATG GTTCTCAGAGTGCTAGCCAACGCCGCCTTCAGAGGAAAAGAGTTTTGCATCACGTTGACGCAGCTGGGATTATTGACTGCCCTGTTGACCACGCTGAAAATGACCGACAAGGAGATGGTCTCTCTCAGTCTGGATCTCCTCTTCATGCTGCTTGTGTCGTCACCTCAG GTTGCGGAAGAGTTTGTTAAGATCAGCTGTCTGTCAATACTGGAAGCCCTTCAGTACAACAGTGACGGCGACATGAGGCGGAAGGCGACATACTTGCTGGAGCACCACCTGCTGTCTTAG
- the aldob gene encoding fructose-bisphosphate aldolase B, producing MTHQFPSLTVEQKKELSDIAQRIVAPGKGILAADESTGTMGKRLQKINVENTEENRRSFRDLLFSCDDSMSNCVGGVIFFHETLYQKSDSGKLFPQVIKDKGIVVGIKVDKGTAGLNGTDGETTTQGLDGLSERCAQYKKDGCDFAKWRCVLKISDGCPSALAIAENANVLARYASICQQNGLVPIVEPEILPDGDHDLQRCQYVTEKVLAAVYKSLSDHHVYLEGTLLKPNMVTAGHSCAKKFTPQEVAMATVTALRRTVPAAVPGICFLSGGQSEEEASLNLNAINRVPIHRPWKLTFSYGRALQASALAAWQGKAANKAAAQEAFCKRAKTNGLAAKGEYNPSGATDSAATQSLYTASYVY from the exons ATGACTCACCAGTTCCCATCTCTGACCGTGGAGCAGAAGAAGGAGCTCTCTGACATTGCTCAGAGGATCGTGGCTCCAGGGAAGGGGATCCTCGCTGCAGACGAGTCGACAG GCACCATGGGAAAGCGTCTGCAGAAGATCAACGTGGAGAACACTGAGGAGAACCGCCGCTCCTTCCGCgacctcctcttctcctgcGACGACTCCATGTCCAACTGCGTGGGAGGCGTCATCTTCTTCCACGAGACGCTCTACCAGAAGTCAGACAGCGGCAAACTCTTCCCCCAGGTCATCAAGGACAAGGGGATCGTCGTTGGCATCAAG GTGGACAAGGGCACAGCTGGTCTGAACGGAACTGATGGTGAAACAACCACACAAG GTCTTGATGGCCTCTCTGAGCGTTGTGCGCAGTACAAGAAGGACGGCTGCGACTTCGCCAAGTGGAGGTGTGTCCTCAAGATCTCAGACGGCTGCCCGTCGGCCCTGGCAATCGCTGAGAACGCCAACGTCCTGGCCCGCTACGCCAGCATCTGCCAACAG AACGGCCTGGTGCCCATTGTGGAGCCGGAGATCCTGCCTGATGGCGATCACGACCTGCAGCGCTGCCAGTACGTCACAGAGAAG GTTCTCGCCGCCGTGTACAAATCCCTGTCCGACCACCACGTGTACCTGGAGGGCACCCTGCTGAAGCCCAACATGGTCACAGCTGGACACTCCTGCGCTAAGAAATTCACCCCACAGgaggtcgccatggcaacagtcacCGCACTCAGGCGCACCGTCCCTGCCGCCGTCCCCG gcatctgcttcctgtctggagGTCAGAGCGAGGAGGAGGCCTCCCTCAACCTCAACGCCATCAACAGAGTTCCCATCCACCGTCCCTGGAAGCTCACCTTCTCGTACGGCCGTGCACTCCAGGCGTCTGCCCTCGCCGCCTGGCAGGGGAAGGCCGCCAACAAGGCTGCCGCCCAGGAGGCTTTCTGCAAACGCGCCAAG ACTAACGGCCTGGCTGCCAAAGGAGAGTACAATCCCTCGGGCGCAACTGACTCAGCCGCCACGCAGTCGCTGTACACCGCCAGCTACGTCTATTAA
- the LOC128767250 gene encoding transmembrane and coiled-coil domain-containing protein 6-like isoform X5: MWRLAKVRHKSGRLGVTLEEFKLKRREQERALRQARRDNQLVSRRLLLSDDEEHDVNMDTNTAELDVVSLLHKLQHSSPEREIHMRLLTKALRDPSVQLSFVKQENSVHLLVGFLSGSDAQCRLQSVRCLHELSHSPHPNVAPACLPATPYLLTYLSGQSTKFTVGKLLAQGIVPALATCLENQRHNPAVVEAVAFTLSQLLQTKDAAPKPVSMVLASRLPSLLLSVLNPDPEFSLGPAIECAWCLHYIACSCENNKALLTHGTLTHCSSLLVTLGEALVNGNQDEGLELLLCPLLRIVGNLLSSCPAEELAGQLTDSRLVVTLCSMVQSTVQTRPSLARESVWVLNNLTAFSADFCSALLTHDLVHRLIQLLSFSQGINTMVLRVLANAAFRGKEFCITLTQLGLLTALLTTLKMTDKEMVSLSLDLLFMLLVSSPQVAEEFVKISCLSILEALQYNSDGDMRRKATYLLEHHLLS, from the exons ATGTGGAGGTTGGCCAAGGTGCGTCACAAATCGGGGCGTCTCGGCGTCACTTTGGAGGAGTTCAAATTGAAGAGGCGAGAGCAAGAAAGAG ctctgagGCAGGCGCGCAGAGACAACCAGCTGGTGAGCAGGAGACTTCTGCTGTCAGACGATGAAGAGCATGACGTCAACATGGACACCAACACAGCAGAATTG GATGTTGTTAGTTTATTGCATAAACTCCAACACAGCAGCCCAGAAAGAGAAATCCACATGAGACTCCTGACGAAAGCTCTGCGAGATCCATCCGTGCAACTCAGTTTTGTGAA GCAGGAGAACAGTGTACACCTGCTGGTTGGCTTCCTCAGCGGCAGTGACGCTCAGTGCCGTCTTCAGTCAGTACGATGTCTACACGAACTGTCTCACTCTCCTCATCCTAACGTGGCTCCTGCTTGTCTCCCTGCCACTCCCTACCTTCTCACTTACCTGTCAGGACAGAGCACCAAGTTCACTGTAG GGAAACTTCTGGCTCAGGGGATTGTTCCTGCTTTGGCCACCTGCCTGGAG AACCAGAGACATAATCCCGCAGTGGTGGAAGCTGTGGCGTTCACTCTCTCTCAGCTTCTTCAGACTAAAGATGCAGCTCCAAAACCAGTGTC GATGGTCCTGGCGTCTCGCCTTCCTTCACTCTTGTTATCAGTCCTGAATCCTGACCCGGAATTTTCCCTGGGCCCAGCTATCGAGTGCGCCTGGTGTCTGCACTATATTGCATGCAG CTGTGAAAATAACAAAGCCCTGCTGACTCACGGGACGTTGACACACTGCAGTTCTCTTCTGGTGACGCTTGGTGAAGCTCTTGTTAATGGAAACCAAGACGAAGGTCTGGAGTTG CTTCTCTGTCCTTTGCTTCGAATTGTGGGAAACCTGCTCTCTTCGTGTCCCGCTGAGGAACTGGCCGGTCAGTTGACTGACTCTCGCCTGGTGGTCACTCTGTGTTCGATGGTTCAGTCGACCGTCCAGACTCGGCCGTCTTTGGCCAGAGAGTCTGTCTGGGTCCTCAACAACCTCACAG CGTTCTCTGCAGacttctgctctgctctgttGACTCACGACTTGGTCCACAGACTGATCCAACTGCTGTCCTTCTCCCAGGGCATCAACACGATG GTTCTCAGAGTGCTAGCCAACGCCGCCTTCAGAGGAAAAGAGTTTTGCATCACGTTGACGCAGCTGGGATTATTGACTGCCCTGTTGACCACGCTGAAAATGACCGACAAGGAGATGGTCTCTCTCAGTCTGGATCTCCTCTTCATGCTGCTTGTGTCGTCACCTCAG GTTGCGGAAGAGTTTGTTAAGATCAGCTGTCTGTCAATACTGGAAGCCCTTCAGTACAACAGTGACGGCGACATGAGGCGGAAGGCGACATACTTGCTGGAGCACCACCTGCTGTCTTAG
- the LOC128767250 gene encoding transmembrane and coiled-coil domain-containing protein 6-like isoform X8: MWRLAKVRHKSGRLGVTLEEFKLKRREQERALRQARRDNQLVSRRLLLSDDEEHDVNMDTNTAELDVVSLLHKLQHSSPEREIHMRLLTKALRDPSVQLSFVKQENSVHLLVGFLSGSDAQCRLQTEHQVHWKLLAQGIVPALATCLENQRHNPAVVEAVAFTLSQLLQTKDAAPKPVSMVLASRLPSLLLSVLNPDPEFSLGPAIECAWCLHYIACSCENNKALLTHGTLTHCSSLLVTLGEALVNGNQDEGLELLLCPLLRIVGNLLSSCPAEELAGQLTDSRLVVTLCSMVQSTVQTRPSLARESVWVLNNLTAFSADFCSALLTHDLVHRLIQLLSFSQGINTMVLRVLANAAFRGKEFCITLTQLGLLTALLTTLKMTDKEMVSLSLDLLFMLLVSSPQVAEEFVKISCLSILEALQYNSDGDMRRKATYLLEHHLLS; this comes from the exons ATGTGGAGGTTGGCCAAGGTGCGTCACAAATCGGGGCGTCTCGGCGTCACTTTGGAGGAGTTCAAATTGAAGAGGCGAGAGCAAGAAAGAG ctctgagGCAGGCGCGCAGAGACAACCAGCTGGTGAGCAGGAGACTTCTGCTGTCAGACGATGAAGAGCATGACGTCAACATGGACACCAACACAGCAGAATTG GATGTTGTTAGTTTATTGCATAAACTCCAACACAGCAGCCCAGAAAGAGAAATCCACATGAGACTCCTGACGAAAGCTCTGCGAGATCCATCCGTGCAACTCAGTTTTGTGAA GCAGGAGAACAGTGTACACCTGCTGGTTGGCTTCCTCAGCGGCAGTGACGCTCAGTGCCGTCTTCA GACAGAGCACCAAGTTCACT GGAAACTTCTGGCTCAGGGGATTGTTCCTGCTTTGGCCACCTGCCTGGAG AACCAGAGACATAATCCCGCAGTGGTGGAAGCTGTGGCGTTCACTCTCTCTCAGCTTCTTCAGACTAAAGATGCAGCTCCAAAACCAGTGTC GATGGTCCTGGCGTCTCGCCTTCCTTCACTCTTGTTATCAGTCCTGAATCCTGACCCGGAATTTTCCCTGGGCCCAGCTATCGAGTGCGCCTGGTGTCTGCACTATATTGCATGCAG CTGTGAAAATAACAAAGCCCTGCTGACTCACGGGACGTTGACACACTGCAGTTCTCTTCTGGTGACGCTTGGTGAAGCTCTTGTTAATGGAAACCAAGACGAAGGTCTGGAGTTG CTTCTCTGTCCTTTGCTTCGAATTGTGGGAAACCTGCTCTCTTCGTGTCCCGCTGAGGAACTGGCCGGTCAGTTGACTGACTCTCGCCTGGTGGTCACTCTGTGTTCGATGGTTCAGTCGACCGTCCAGACTCGGCCGTCTTTGGCCAGAGAGTCTGTCTGGGTCCTCAACAACCTCACAG CGTTCTCTGCAGacttctgctctgctctgttGACTCACGACTTGGTCCACAGACTGATCCAACTGCTGTCCTTCTCCCAGGGCATCAACACGATG GTTCTCAGAGTGCTAGCCAACGCCGCCTTCAGAGGAAAAGAGTTTTGCATCACGTTGACGCAGCTGGGATTATTGACTGCCCTGTTGACCACGCTGAAAATGACCGACAAGGAGATGGTCTCTCTCAGTCTGGATCTCCTCTTCATGCTGCTTGTGTCGTCACCTCAG GTTGCGGAAGAGTTTGTTAAGATCAGCTGTCTGTCAATACTGGAAGCCCTTCAGTACAACAGTGACGGCGACATGAGGCGGAAGGCGACATACTTGCTGGAGCACCACCTGCTGTCTTAG
- the LOC128767250 gene encoding transmembrane and coiled-coil domain-containing protein 6-like isoform X4 yields MWRLAKVRHKSGRLGVTLEEFKLKRREQERALRQARRDNQLVSRRLLLSDDEEHDVNMDTNTAELDVVSLLHKLQHSSPEREIHMRLLTKALRDPSVQLSFVKQENSVHLLVGFLSGSDAQCRLQSVRCLHELSHSPHPNVAPACLPATPYLLTYLSGQSTKFTELCLYTLGNLCPDNDVIKGKLLAQGIVPALATCLENQRHNPAVVEAVAFTLSQLLQTKDAAPKPVSMVLASRLPSLLLSVLNPDPEFSLGPAIECAWCLHYIACSCENNKALLTHGTLTHCSSLLVTLGEALVNGNQDEGLELLLCPLLRIVGNLLSSCPAEELAGQLTDSRLVVTLCSMVQSTVQTRPSLARESVWVLNNLTAFSADFCSALLTHDLVHRLIQLLSFSQGINTMVLRVLANAAFRGKEFCITLTQLGLLTALLTTLKMTDKEMVSLSLDLLFMLLVSSPQVAEEFVKISCLSILEALQYNSDGDMRRKATYLLEHHLLS; encoded by the exons ATGTGGAGGTTGGCCAAGGTGCGTCACAAATCGGGGCGTCTCGGCGTCACTTTGGAGGAGTTCAAATTGAAGAGGCGAGAGCAAGAAAGAG ctctgagGCAGGCGCGCAGAGACAACCAGCTGGTGAGCAGGAGACTTCTGCTGTCAGACGATGAAGAGCATGACGTCAACATGGACACCAACACAGCAGAATTG GATGTTGTTAGTTTATTGCATAAACTCCAACACAGCAGCCCAGAAAGAGAAATCCACATGAGACTCCTGACGAAAGCTCTGCGAGATCCATCCGTGCAACTCAGTTTTGTGAA GCAGGAGAACAGTGTACACCTGCTGGTTGGCTTCCTCAGCGGCAGTGACGCTCAGTGCCGTCTTCAGTCAGTACGATGTCTACACGAACTGTCTCACTCTCCTCATCCTAACGTGGCTCCTGCTTGTCTCCCTGCCACTCCCTACCTTCTCACTTACCTGTCAGGACAGAGCACCAAGTTCACT GAGCTTTGTCTCTACACACTTGGTAACCTGTGCCCTGACAATGATGTTATTAAAGGGAAACTTCTGGCTCAGGGGATTGTTCCTGCTTTGGCCACCTGCCTGGAG AACCAGAGACATAATCCCGCAGTGGTGGAAGCTGTGGCGTTCACTCTCTCTCAGCTTCTTCAGACTAAAGATGCAGCTCCAAAACCAGTGTC GATGGTCCTGGCGTCTCGCCTTCCTTCACTCTTGTTATCAGTCCTGAATCCTGACCCGGAATTTTCCCTGGGCCCAGCTATCGAGTGCGCCTGGTGTCTGCACTATATTGCATGCAG CTGTGAAAATAACAAAGCCCTGCTGACTCACGGGACGTTGACACACTGCAGTTCTCTTCTGGTGACGCTTGGTGAAGCTCTTGTTAATGGAAACCAAGACGAAGGTCTGGAGTTG CTTCTCTGTCCTTTGCTTCGAATTGTGGGAAACCTGCTCTCTTCGTGTCCCGCTGAGGAACTGGCCGGTCAGTTGACTGACTCTCGCCTGGTGGTCACTCTGTGTTCGATGGTTCAGTCGACCGTCCAGACTCGGCCGTCTTTGGCCAGAGAGTCTGTCTGGGTCCTCAACAACCTCACAG CGTTCTCTGCAGacttctgctctgctctgttGACTCACGACTTGGTCCACAGACTGATCCAACTGCTGTCCTTCTCCCAGGGCATCAACACGATG GTTCTCAGAGTGCTAGCCAACGCCGCCTTCAGAGGAAAAGAGTTTTGCATCACGTTGACGCAGCTGGGATTATTGACTGCCCTGTTGACCACGCTGAAAATGACCGACAAGGAGATGGTCTCTCTCAGTCTGGATCTCCTCTTCATGCTGCTTGTGTCGTCACCTCAG GTTGCGGAAGAGTTTGTTAAGATCAGCTGTCTGTCAATACTGGAAGCCCTTCAGTACAACAGTGACGGCGACATGAGGCGGAAGGCGACATACTTGCTGGAGCACCACCTGCTGTCTTAG
- the LOC128767250 gene encoding transmembrane and coiled-coil domain-containing protein 6-like isoform X3, translated as MWRLAKVRHKSGRLGVTLEEFKLKRREQERALRQARRDNQLVSRRLLLSDDEEHDVNMDTNTAELDVVSLLHKLQHSSPEREIHMRLLTKALRDPSVQLSFVKQENSVHLLVGFLSGSDAQCRLQSVRCLHELSHSPHPNVAPACLPATPYLLTYLSGQSTKFTGNFWLRGLFLLWPPAWRTRDIIPQWWKLWRSLSLSFFRLKMQLQNQCRKHLRVFVLAAQLLLNNHILNADLCAFPSRMVLASRLPSLLLSVLNPDPEFSLGPAIECAWCLHYIACSCENNKALLTHGTLTHCSSLLVTLGEALVNGNQDEGLELLLCPLLRIVGNLLSSCPAEELAGQLTDSRLVVTLCSMVQSTVQTRPSLARESVWVLNNLTAFSADFCSALLTHDLVHRLIQLLSFSQGINTMVLRVLANAAFRGKEFCITLTQLGLLTALLTTLKMTDKEMVSLSLDLLFMLLVSSPQVAEEFVKISCLSILEALQYNSDGDMRRKATYLLEHHLLS; from the exons ATGTGGAGGTTGGCCAAGGTGCGTCACAAATCGGGGCGTCTCGGCGTCACTTTGGAGGAGTTCAAATTGAAGAGGCGAGAGCAAGAAAGAG ctctgagGCAGGCGCGCAGAGACAACCAGCTGGTGAGCAGGAGACTTCTGCTGTCAGACGATGAAGAGCATGACGTCAACATGGACACCAACACAGCAGAATTG GATGTTGTTAGTTTATTGCATAAACTCCAACACAGCAGCCCAGAAAGAGAAATCCACATGAGACTCCTGACGAAAGCTCTGCGAGATCCATCCGTGCAACTCAGTTTTGTGAA GCAGGAGAACAGTGTACACCTGCTGGTTGGCTTCCTCAGCGGCAGTGACGCTCAGTGCCGTCTTCAGTCAGTACGATGTCTACACGAACTGTCTCACTCTCCTCATCCTAACGTGGCTCCTGCTTGTCTCCCTGCCACTCCCTACCTTCTCACTTACCTGTCAGGACAGAGCACCAAGTTCACT GGAAACTTCTGGCTCAGGGGATTGTTCCTGCTTTGGCCACCTGCCTGGAG AACCAGAGACATAATCCCGCAGTGGTGGAAGCTGTGGCGTTCACTCTCTCTCAGCTTCTTCAGACTAAAGATGCAGCTCCAAAACCAGTGTCGTAAGCACCTGCGGGTTTTTGTTCTAGCTGCTCAGCTACTGCTAAATAATCATATATTGAATGCTGATCTCTGTGCCTTTCCCTCAAGGATGGTCCTGGCGTCTCGCCTTCCTTCACTCTTGTTATCAGTCCTGAATCCTGACCCGGAATTTTCCCTGGGCCCAGCTATCGAGTGCGCCTGGTGTCTGCACTATATTGCATGCAG CTGTGAAAATAACAAAGCCCTGCTGACTCACGGGACGTTGACACACTGCAGTTCTCTTCTGGTGACGCTTGGTGAAGCTCTTGTTAATGGAAACCAAGACGAAGGTCTGGAGTTG CTTCTCTGTCCTTTGCTTCGAATTGTGGGAAACCTGCTCTCTTCGTGTCCCGCTGAGGAACTGGCCGGTCAGTTGACTGACTCTCGCCTGGTGGTCACTCTGTGTTCGATGGTTCAGTCGACCGTCCAGACTCGGCCGTCTTTGGCCAGAGAGTCTGTCTGGGTCCTCAACAACCTCACAG CGTTCTCTGCAGacttctgctctgctctgttGACTCACGACTTGGTCCACAGACTGATCCAACTGCTGTCCTTCTCCCAGGGCATCAACACGATG GTTCTCAGAGTGCTAGCCAACGCCGCCTTCAGAGGAAAAGAGTTTTGCATCACGTTGACGCAGCTGGGATTATTGACTGCCCTGTTGACCACGCTGAAAATGACCGACAAGGAGATGGTCTCTCTCAGTCTGGATCTCCTCTTCATGCTGCTTGTGTCGTCACCTCAG GTTGCGGAAGAGTTTGTTAAGATCAGCTGTCTGTCAATACTGGAAGCCCTTCAGTACAACAGTGACGGCGACATGAGGCGGAAGGCGACATACTTGCTGGAGCACCACCTGCTGTCTTAG
- the LOC128767250 gene encoding transmembrane and coiled-coil domain-containing protein 6-like isoform X6, with translation MWRLAKVRHKSGRLGVTLEEFKLKRREQERALRQARRDNQLVSRRLLLSDDEEHDVNMDTNTAELDVVSLLHKLQHSSPEREIHMRLLTKALRDPSVQLSFVKQENSVHLLVGFLSGSDAQCRLQSVRCLHELSHSPHPNVAPACLPATPYLLTYLSGQSTKFTGNFWLRGLFLLWPPAWRTRDIIPQWWKLWRSLSLSFFRLKMQLQNQMVLASRLPSLLLSVLNPDPEFSLGPAIECAWCLHYIACSCENNKALLTHGTLTHCSSLLVTLGEALVNGNQDEGLELLLCPLLRIVGNLLSSCPAEELAGQLTDSRLVVTLCSMVQSTVQTRPSLARESVWVLNNLTAFSADFCSALLTHDLVHRLIQLLSFSQGINTMVLRVLANAAFRGKEFCITLTQLGLLTALLTTLKMTDKEMVSLSLDLLFMLLVSSPQVAEEFVKISCLSILEALQYNSDGDMRRKATYLLEHHLLS, from the exons ATGTGGAGGTTGGCCAAGGTGCGTCACAAATCGGGGCGTCTCGGCGTCACTTTGGAGGAGTTCAAATTGAAGAGGCGAGAGCAAGAAAGAG ctctgagGCAGGCGCGCAGAGACAACCAGCTGGTGAGCAGGAGACTTCTGCTGTCAGACGATGAAGAGCATGACGTCAACATGGACACCAACACAGCAGAATTG GATGTTGTTAGTTTATTGCATAAACTCCAACACAGCAGCCCAGAAAGAGAAATCCACATGAGACTCCTGACGAAAGCTCTGCGAGATCCATCCGTGCAACTCAGTTTTGTGAA GCAGGAGAACAGTGTACACCTGCTGGTTGGCTTCCTCAGCGGCAGTGACGCTCAGTGCCGTCTTCAGTCAGTACGATGTCTACACGAACTGTCTCACTCTCCTCATCCTAACGTGGCTCCTGCTTGTCTCCCTGCCACTCCCTACCTTCTCACTTACCTGTCAGGACAGAGCACCAAGTTCACT GGAAACTTCTGGCTCAGGGGATTGTTCCTGCTTTGGCCACCTGCCTGGAG AACCAGAGACATAATCCCGCAGTGGTGGAAGCTGTGGCGTTCACTCTCTCTCAGCTTCTTCAGACTAAAGATGCAGCTCCAAAACCA GATGGTCCTGGCGTCTCGCCTTCCTTCACTCTTGTTATCAGTCCTGAATCCTGACCCGGAATTTTCCCTGGGCCCAGCTATCGAGTGCGCCTGGTGTCTGCACTATATTGCATGCAG CTGTGAAAATAACAAAGCCCTGCTGACTCACGGGACGTTGACACACTGCAGTTCTCTTCTGGTGACGCTTGGTGAAGCTCTTGTTAATGGAAACCAAGACGAAGGTCTGGAGTTG CTTCTCTGTCCTTTGCTTCGAATTGTGGGAAACCTGCTCTCTTCGTGTCCCGCTGAGGAACTGGCCGGTCAGTTGACTGACTCTCGCCTGGTGGTCACTCTGTGTTCGATGGTTCAGTCGACCGTCCAGACTCGGCCGTCTTTGGCCAGAGAGTCTGTCTGGGTCCTCAACAACCTCACAG CGTTCTCTGCAGacttctgctctgctctgttGACTCACGACTTGGTCCACAGACTGATCCAACTGCTGTCCTTCTCCCAGGGCATCAACACGATG GTTCTCAGAGTGCTAGCCAACGCCGCCTTCAGAGGAAAAGAGTTTTGCATCACGTTGACGCAGCTGGGATTATTGACTGCCCTGTTGACCACGCTGAAAATGACCGACAAGGAGATGGTCTCTCTCAGTCTGGATCTCCTCTTCATGCTGCTTGTGTCGTCACCTCAG GTTGCGGAAGAGTTTGTTAAGATCAGCTGTCTGTCAATACTGGAAGCCCTTCAGTACAACAGTGACGGCGACATGAGGCGGAAGGCGACATACTTGCTGGAGCACCACCTGCTGTCTTAG